The stretch of DNA CACCACAAAATAGGGCTTTTCGAAATAGAGCACATCGATATCCGAAGGCTCGACGAACTGCACCAGATCGAGCGTCTTGCGGCTTTCGACCTGAGCCGCCTCAATCTCCTCGTCGTCGAGCAGGATATACTCGTCCTTGCTCACCTCGTAGCCGCGAATGATCTCGTCGCGATCGACGGGGCCAACGCCTGGCGCCACCTTCTCATAGCGGATGCGCTTGCCGGTGGGCTCGTGGATCTGGTGAAAGCTGATCGCGGCACCCGAGCGTGTGGCCGGGTAGACCTCCACCGGGATGGACACCAGGGCGAGCCGGATCTGACCTTGCCAATAAGCGCGTGTGGGCATGCTGAACTCCTCGCAACAGGGAAGGGCTGATGTGTTGGGAGGTTCCGTCAGGCTCAACCGCGATCGCGACCGTCAGCGGGGATCAGATCAGGGACGTTGGCATGGCTGCGGCGGGGAAGGAACAGGACAGCGGGCCAGCTGTTCGGGTTGATAGCAAGAACACGAAGGCGAGCGGCGAAAAAACATGGTCAATCTGAACACGCTGCCTTCGTCGGCACCACCAATTTCCTCCATCCCAGCAACCGCAGATGGGTTGGCTGGGGTGGTGAAGGGGCAGCGCTGGATGCTGGTTACTGGTGGCACCGGCTTTGTCGGACGGCATCTCGTGGCGGCGCTCACGGCGCAAGGCCATGGTGTGATCGTGCTGTCGCGCAACCGCGCAAGAGCCAGGCAGGTGTTTCCCGATCAGCGCGTACGCGTCATAGCATCGCTGGACGAGATCGCTGGAGACGAACCCATCGATGCCATCATCAATCTGGCGGGCGAGCCGATAGGTGATAGGCCGTGGACGAGGCGGCGGCGGTTGCGGCTACTCCTCTCCCGGTTGCGGACCACCCGTCGGCTTATCGGCCTGATAGCCCGCCTGGATCACCGGCCCGACGTGCTGATCAGTGGCTCGGCCGTGGGCTGGTATGGCGCATGGGATGAGACAGCCTTGACGGAAAGCAGCCCGGCGCATGACGGCTTCTCGCACACGCTGTGCGAGGCATGGGAAAGGGAGGCCCGCAAGGCAGAAGGCTTCGGGATACGCACGGTTTTGCTTCGAACGGGTCTGGTGTTGGACCGGGGTGGTGGGATGTTGGCCCGGATGGTGCCGGCATTTCGGCTCGGACTAGGGGCAAGTCTGGGTAACGGGCGCCAATTTATGAGCTGGATTCACCGCGACGATTTGGTCCGGCTGATTGCTCATGCCATTGCCGACCCGGCTTTAGTGGGACCGCTCAATGCTACGGCGCCTAACCCCGCAACCAATCGTCAGTTTTCTAAAGCATTGGCGAAGGCGGTGCACCACCCGTTATGGTTTCGCGCTCCCGCCGGGCTTCTTCGGGTACTGATGGGAGACATGGCGCAAGAGCTGCTGCTGACAGGGCAGCGGGTTCTACCCCAAGCTGCGCTGACCAGTAATTTCCATTTCAGGTACAGCGACATCGGCGAAGCCTTACAGCGAAGCCTCTGACCCATTTCCGCATGCCTTCCCGTTCAATCAACGATCTAAACCGCGATCTCGAATGGCTGTGGAGTTGGACGAACCGGAATGGCAGCTTCGGATTGAGGAAGGGGCTGAATTGCCTTTCGTTCATCGCAGATATCTGGGTCTAAATGACCGCCACTGAATTGTTTCGCAGGTCCTTGCCTTTCAAGCGGAAGGTGTCGCACCGAAAGCCGTGGCCGATGTCACGCTACACCTTCCTGATTTTGCGACCATGGCCGAGGCGACATCGATCGACTGATCGGCAGGGTCCTGCGCGCAGAGGCCGGTTAGCCGGGGGATGCGCGGATCGATCGGCATGCCGGGATCTTCCCGCCAAACGTGGGACTGGGGCTAACGCAGGACCTGTTCGCGGCAGGTGACGATGGTGCTGGCACCACTTTAGCCCTGAGCTGCGCTACGCGCAGGAACTGGCGGTCGGTAGCAATGCAGCGGCGCGGGTGTTTGGTTTGCTGCGAGGTTGAAAGGCAACTGATACTAAACGAAAAGTGTGCCATCTTTATCGCGCTCGACAGCGCTTAACAGGCGGATTTGCTTCCCGTCATGGAGCCCAACATACGTTTCACGATCGCTGAAAATCATAAAGACCATGGGTTGCCCTTGGTGTCGGGTCACTTCACGCCAACTCTGGAGGTCGACGGACGACGGAATGGCGCGGCCGCCGGGATGAGTATGCCATTCACCAATCCAACCCGCCGTCCGCCCAGACTTGAGCCATTCCCTTAACGCTTTCATGCGATGCCCGCGTTGTGAGCGGTGGAAACGGGTTGCTGAACCATGGTCCCAGCGGTTGGGGAAAGTAACGTCACTAAGCTCGATTGCGCCTGGCTTGCGGTATCCGAGCAGCAAACCACCTTGCTCGTTTACAGATGATGTGGTTCGAACATGGGCACGGATGCGCTCGACAAGTTTGTGAGGCAGCAGAACGCAAGTCATTTGCGCACTCGTCTGGGCGCGCAAGCCGGGCAGCGGGGAGAGGGATCTGGGGTGATGGGGCGGTGGTAGCGCCCCCGTTCGTAGTCCACTGGAACAGTACGTAGCCTTGCGCCGGTATGGCCGTTAGCCCAATCCATGGCTGCGCGTAGTGCGAGGCTAGCGGCCATCATAGAGGCATCCACGCCAAAGGGTACGAATGCGCCATCACCGCAACTCGCGGGCTGAAGGTTCAATTCGTCTTTCTCATTGCCCGCAGGAAACCGCCACGGACCATCAAATTCCGGCTTGAGGCATCGAAAACAAGCATGTTCGTCGCGCAAATTAAGAAAACTCTGTGCGCCTGCGCCGTTCATAAAAACCCAGGTGTGGAGGAGAGCTTTGATCCTGGGGTTATCATCTTCGAGAAATTGCTCGTTGAGGGCGGACTGAATATTCCATTCCCCGGTGGCGTCGATCACCAGGTCATGGTCGGCAATGTGAGGCCACGCATTAAGGGCATCCTCGTGATATGCCGCCACCTTCACCTGAGGGTGGAATCGTTGAAGTTCTGCTTTGAGGGCGCTTGCTTTGGGTTTACCAATATCTGCAAACCCGAGAAGATGACGCCCGATGTTGCCTTCACTCAGCCTCTGGTTGTCATAGAGGCTAAAACGGCCAGCAATCCCCGCCCCGCTTTGAACCAGCATGCGAGCCAGGTGACTGCCGATGGTGCCACACCCCACCAAGGCGATTGAGAGATCTCGCAGGTTCCGCACAGCATTGTTATTCCGATCCACGACGTCCTCGATGCTACACCAAACTGCCGATAGTCGCTCAAGCTGGATGGCCGCCGCCCGAGTGCGCAACAAACCTGGTAAAGCTTTTACTCGAATAGAACCTCTTTCGACGCCTGCCTGCAGGTCCGAAGGAAGAATGATTTTCACACCTACAAAGGCATTTGGAGCGGCTATGAACAAGGCTTCGCATCTGGCTAGAACCTCAAAGCCTCGTGCCGAGCGATCCACCGATAGCCCAAGCTGCGCATTGAGCCATACTTTCAGTTCTTCCAGCGTCGAAGGTGCATTGAGTTTCCCAGCAGGTCTGATCGGCTTATCCGTATACCAGACCTCTGCTGAATTCAGGATTGTGGGGTGATATCCGGTCAGCATCGGCTCCTCGGCGAGGCACCGGACGGTGCTACCCTTCCCATTCGTTGCTCGAAACATCTTGGCCTTGACGATCTGGGCAGTAGCCTTGCGAGGCAGGAAGCAATTGATATAGCGCTGGGGATACCAATAGCTTTGATATTCATCGATAATTTCGCGCCGCGCACCATCCTTGAACGATAATTCGAGGGTTCGCTTCGCTTCATCGAGCACTCTCAAAATTGCTTCGCCGGGCCGGTAGAGGTCGAGCGGAAGGCCTGCGCCCGATGCATAGCAGATTCCGCTGTCGGTTTCGATGTGGGCTAAAAGCTCAAGGGGAACTTGCAACCTATTCAGCAGCGTGATCTGTGGCTTCGTCCCGAAACGCACATCTGGGATCGACAGCCTGATATCCACGGGTTTACCGTGAACCTTGATCGTTCCCTCATAATCGGCGGCGCCTGGACCAACCTCGCGAAAGCTCAGCCCCTTGAGTGTCTCGTGGATACGCCAGAGAGCTTCATGCCGTGTCATCCGGATGTTGAGGGAATGATCACGGGGGCGGCGACAGTTGCCGCCGGGGCCTTTCGGATTGCCTCGATCTTGGAATTGATCTTCACTGCATCCGGGCGATAGCGGATACGATCTCCAAACTTCCTGCGAAACGTTTCAACGACGATGCGGGCATCACCGGTATGCTCGAGTGCAGTGACCACCTCGTCCCTAAAAGCTCTCACTTTCGCGAGAATTTCGGCTTTCACATCGTCATCCCATGAATTGAGGCACAGATCCTTGATGACGGGATTGGGAATCGTGCCGTCGAAAATCTCGGGGAGGAGCTTGGCCACGTTCATGATGAGTTCGTCATCGCGTTGATCGGTGGGGTAGCCATTCATGCGGCGCAGCGCTTCATCAACAGCGCACATGATGCAGATCGACGACAGCCGCGGTTTGGCCCATTCAAAATCTCGCCATCCCTTGAAGAAGCGGCAGAGGCGCTGATACACGGGCCCATACCTTTCGACGCGAGCCATCACCCAGTCGTGCAATTGCTTGGGATCAGACTGGATCCACGTGCCGTCGCGCTGTGCCAACATGATCTTGTCCGTTGGCAACCTCTTTAGTTTGGGTTTTGCATCCCTTGCCATTCCCCGCATGCTGTCAGCGAAATTAACGCTTTCCAACGCGATGGCTTCCACGATTTCTTCGAACTGATCCTGCGGAACGGAATAAATCGGGATGTCCACATGAGCACCAGGCCAGAGCTTCACTCTGACGCAATTTTCCTTGCTGATGTCGAGGGTCCATCCATTGTCACGGCAAAGCGGGAGAAGCGTTTGCTCCACGAAACGGAACAAACCTTTCGCGGCGAGGGCGGGCTCGCCATTGGAGAGGAAGTGCACCGGCACATACATGCCATCATCGAGGTCGATTTCTTGATTCGGCTTTTGGGCAGGAGCGTTGAGCGTCTTGTATGCAAAACTGCCCTGCGTCATGAACTTGATCTGGATCGTGGCGTGGTTGCGCGCCATGATCTGCCGGGTATGCGAATCTTGCCAATAGTCATCGCTGAACGTCATGGCTTTTGCAGCATCTTTGAGCGCAGACCGGATTTGCCGCCGTGCGTCCATGAGCCCCTTGCGTTCCAGCTCATCAATGGCCAAGTTTGCCAGATAGCTGGGCTCGGATTTGAGCCCGCAAAAAAGGGCATGTGCGTTTGCTAGCGTCATGACTGGTCCCCGAAAGTTCTCCTTCGATATGGGCGCGTTCCGCATCTGTTCAAGAGGTGGTTAACAACGCGTAAAAATTTTTTCTGTCAGGATGTTGATAGCCACTGAGATGTGCCCCGGGGTTTCCATTGAGAATTGGACCTGACTTTTTGCTGAAGGCGGGCCTCAGGCTGCCCCGACTATCCGGGCTTCGAGCGAATCGAGCTTTGCACGCCCATACATCTGATGCTTGATGAGCTTGAGGCGGGTAATGTGGCCTTAGGTCTGCCCGTTTGGCATCGGAGCATCGGCTTAAGGAATTTCGCGCGTTGAGGGCTGCGCTCGATCTGAATGGCCGTCGCGAACGAGACTGGGCATCAGAAACGCGTTCCGTCCATCTGTGCCCCACAGCAGAAGGTGGAACGATCATGCGTATGCCAGACTAACTGCGCAAGGTCTCAGCGAGACAGGCGAACTATGGCCATAGCCGATCACTGCTGGAAGCAACGTTGGGCCGAGGGTCGTCGCCGGACGCTTACGATCATCCCCCGCAAAAGGTTCGCTGTGCTGCTGAGGGGTTGCGCTTTGCAGAAAGGCGAGTCATTTCACTCTTCATGGGCCAAAGTGACTTTGAATTAACCGATACGCTGCTTGAACTCCTTTCAAGCGTCGATGAGCGTGCCGGCGCCGACTTCTCGGGCACTGGCGTCATTGTTAGCTCGCGGATTGACGATCTACCTATTTTGGGCATGCGGCCCGTCAGTGACCCCGGCGAGGTTACGGACGTTGCACATCTACTAGCCACCATTTCGAACCCGGCGAACGAGCATCATGACGGTTTTCATGTGCTGGACCCAAACCTACGGATACTTCGCCTAGGGCAGTATTTTTCGCCGCCAATCGCACTCAGTGCCAATATTGATCGCACGAAACGTTTCGGTGGGCGCTATCTAGCTGCTTTGTTTGGATCGATGCTTCCGGGTGTCATTGCTACTGGCATCGTAAGCTGCAATTTTGGCATCGCACTATTTCGTGAAGGTCAAGAAATAGCGTATCGGCCCGGACGGTCTGCCCAACCCAAGGTCGAAAAGAAGCTCCTCAAATGATTCTCGCACTCAACCGCTCTATCATGATAACCATTTTGGTTGCATTGGTTCTCGGGCCGGTAGCGGTCCTCTTTGGTTTTGATATAGTCAAAACTCCAGCCGATCTTTTGAAGTGGTCAAGTCGAATAGTCACTTTTCTGACCTGCGTTTGCTTGCTCCTAAATTGGACTCCGGCCTTACGCTTCGTTCATTTGGTGACATTGGGACGCCTCTGGTGGTTTCCTTGGCTTGAAGGAACATGGCGTGCCGAAATCCGGTCCAACTGGCCGCAGGTCGAACGGCTCTACGAGGCTGCCAAGGGCAACGCGCCGCAATTCGATGCACTAACCGACCCGGTCACCGAGGCGGACGAAAAGGTCACCGGTGCTGATGTTACCATTAAGGTTGGGCTTTTTGAATTAGAAATCGAGATTATACCTGATGGGACGCAGAGGTGTAGCACGACGGACTACGTTCGGCCAAGCTGGATGAAGCCTGGAAAGCCGAAGCTCAGTTACGTGTATACCCAAGTAGACCCGCTACCGGTGGCGCCGACTGACACGCGAATGCATTCAGGAGCGGGCATCGTGGAATTCATGAGGAATGGTGAACTGAGTGGCGAATATTGGACCAACCGCAAGGGCGAGAATGGCCTTAATACTTCTGGCACGATTATCATTCGCAGAAATTAGACGCCAGTGGCATGAATGACGTAGCTCGCCGTCACGCAACAAACAGTACCTACCCAATTACCGGCATTTGTCTTGAAATCCGCCTTGGGTCGTAAGTACAAGTGCGGGCATTCTGTGAGATGCGCATCTGTGTTATCCCAACATGACGGTCAAGCGAAAGCTGAATGAACCGCACCGGGTTTGCCTGAGGGCATTACCCTTGCTCATGGGATGAACAAGCGGAAGCTTTGTACGACTAAGAAGGGCGCCTTAAATGTCGCGTTTGTCAGCGGCTTCCCCGCAGCATCGGAACGGGGGATCCCGACCAAAGCCGGTCGCTCAGTAGCGACGGGCGGAACGTCTGCTCATTTTCAGAGCGGACTTTTAGCGTTTGCCTGAGTGGCATTGCACGGCCACTCAAGCTGGGTCAGTTACAGACTGGTGGGCTTCCGCCGATCGAGAAAAGCGGTGACCGGAGACGAGCAACCTTGCGAGGCTCACGAGAGCCTCGCTTTGAATATCCTTGCACGGCAACGTAGATCCAGCCTAGCAGGGATAGGATCAAAGGATTCTTCTTGGATGGGTGGTCCCATCGCGGCAGCAGCTGCTTCC from Novosphingobium sp. encodes:
- a CDS encoding CBASS cGAMP synthase, translating into MTLANAHALFCGLKSEPSYLANLAIDELERKGLMDARRQIRSALKDAAKAMTFSDDYWQDSHTRQIMARNHATIQIKFMTQGSFAYKTLNAPAQKPNQEIDLDDGMYVPVHFLSNGEPALAAKGLFRFVEQTLLPLCRDNGWTLDISKENCVRVKLWPGAHVDIPIYSVPQDQFEEIVEAIALESVNFADSMRGMARDAKPKLKRLPTDKIMLAQRDGTWIQSDPKQLHDWVMARVERYGPVYQRLCRFFKGWRDFEWAKPRLSSICIMCAVDEALRRMNGYPTDQRDDELIMNVAKLLPEIFDGTIPNPVIKDLCLNSWDDDVKAEILAKVRAFRDEVVTALEHTGDARIVVETFRRKFGDRIRYRPDAVKINSKIEAIRKAPAATVAAPVIIPSTSG
- a CDS encoding TIGR01777 family oxidoreductase, producing MVNLNTLPSSAPPISSIPATADGLAGVVKGQRWMLVTGGTGFVGRHLVAALTAQGHGVIVLSRNRARARQVFPDQRVRVIASLDEIAGDEPIDAIINLAGEPIGDRPWTRRRRLRLLLSRLRTTRRLIGLIARLDHRPDVLISGSAVGWYGAWDETALTESSPAHDGFSHTLCEAWEREARKAEGFGIRTVLLRTGLVLDRGGGMLARMVPAFRLGLGASLGNGRQFMSWIHRDDLVRLIAHAIADPALVGPLNATAPNPATNRQFSKALAKAVHHPLWFRAPAGLLRVLMGDMAQELLLTGQRVLPQAALTSNFHFRYSDIGEALQRSL
- a CDS encoding ThiF family adenylyltransferase — protein: MTRHEALWRIHETLKGLSFREVGPGAADYEGTIKVHGKPVDIRLSIPDVRFGTKPQITLLNRLQVPLELLAHIETDSGICYASGAGLPLDLYRPGEAILRVLDEAKRTLELSFKDGARREIIDEYQSYWYPQRYINCFLPRKATAQIVKAKMFRATNGKGSTVRCLAEEPMLTGYHPTILNSAEVWYTDKPIRPAGKLNAPSTLEELKVWLNAQLGLSVDRSARGFEVLARCEALFIAAPNAFVGVKIILPSDLQAGVERGSIRVKALPGLLRTRAAAIQLERLSAVWCSIEDVVDRNNNAVRNLRDLSIALVGCGTIGSHLARMLVQSGAGIAGRFSLYDNQRLSEGNIGRHLLGFADIGKPKASALKAELQRFHPQVKVAAYHEDALNAWPHIADHDLVIDATGEWNIQSALNEQFLEDDNPRIKALLHTWVFMNGAGAQSFLNLRDEHACFRCLKPEFDGPWRFPAGNEKDELNLQPASCGDGAFVPFGVDASMMAASLALRAAMDWANGHTGARLRTVPVDYERGRYHRPITPDPSPRCPACAPRRVRK
- a CDS encoding Mov34/MPN/PAD-1 family protein — protein: MTCVLLPHKLVERIRAHVRTTSSVNEQGGLLLGYRKPGAIELSDVTFPNRWDHGSATRFHRSQRGHRMKALREWLKSGRTAGWIGEWHTHPGGRAIPSSVDLQSWREVTRHQGQPMVFMIFSDRETYVGLHDGKQIRLLSAVERDKDGTLFV